One window of Puntigrus tetrazona isolate hp1 chromosome 14, ASM1883169v1, whole genome shotgun sequence genomic DNA carries:
- the hmgxb3 gene encoding HMG domain-containing protein 3 isoform X2 has protein sequence MEAIYGEMEVESCYTLLELPSPKKKRRSKGSVENSDKPKKPRSAYLLYYFDVHQSVQQEHPDLPQSEINKCISDSWKRLNVADRGYYLERARMEKDGIDPSSQSASASSQDIPGFRKILPRANYVLLPKSSAGGERLEGESEVDALADGAVDRAPRAPAQDTLVSPMTLGSEVELTEQCIAIEALSEDTPSQSTAERLSALSQDPHRAAPLLVKREEPRVSYGDVGMAMENGMEGGALIKADATHLVAIIPSQGLVENKVINTASPIMMFPLVSTVKTEPKPSFKLPIKYTRRGRGNCTTPGCVFSYVTRHKPPQCPDCGQHLGGKWVAPSKRSSVKTSEPSSGKQNDDSKQTHPADAETSEQTEEQTTASFITQKASSDKAQDGVTAAACRAARKKRERLNAASAQHTSDGAAVKTSDAAQSAEGTAVLSLGGGQIQIVTREKASSALQKRRIRAILPAPAQTSASAPSAVVQWITVPPDKVKPDAAAVIKAEKPSASDHMTGLKPSTLKQLGHMITPSALQQKSITVSSNQYIITDNGVKILSMLPFKKTAGSSLALGLSTARGRGRCKNPACDYVYKNRHKPQRCPTCGCELTNKPSKKSKLTLSSEDACSSALLLDVSQPLSGAQKEQQRHSTVGLLRSCLQFPESESELQDVFSLIQQLNAQQKHSEESGGWPSFYEPAATHCSLCQSPLLRGDQSSLAGLEECWLLTECLIRPVTLQLKVCSGLQCLAIHSFTDLHPGLFNVGNKLLVTLDLFFKMRHQIRLGEEPSHAALAVIKHSLTLTDGALSSDQLSRVQDLFCSGYWAFECLTVRDYNDMICGVCGIAPKLEIAQRNPNSVLLLKNVEFTWPDFQATDEVHVDEFWLTMENEALEQAAFPSSFPITRFDASIIAPFIPPLMRNTSVINTEKDKTPSDTQLRGDPSVLVRLIHEGRLIPDQLDLHTEEELRDMLEKCGIPGAAHSDKDELLASVSLLYSHTQSGLWTARRPGAHQTAGRISKVCPHQVVCGSKYIVRRESARDHLDLLLSSRFWPPVYVADCAQKVALCADVLYPDLASQMWGKNQGCFSDPTTPPQYVSCSELQDQPYSLDLTSTESNPHLHPLTKSTSRWTVRPDGADAPHDAHHAISLCKELEPYAGAAAEICERDGSPALVFENAAYYYLYNRLLDFLSSRDIVNQQIAEVLSVCQPGEVVMIRDALYRLGVAQINSEPAEDAADGGPDKHSDGVVFEEVMLF, from the exons agcagccaatcagcatcCGCCTCCTCTCAGGACATCCCAGGTTTCCGCAAGATCCTCCCAAGGGCCAATTACGTGCTGCTGCCCAAGAGCTCAGCGGGAGGCGAGCGGCTCGAGGGCGAGAGTGAGGTGGACGCTCTGGCGGACGGGGCTGTGGATAGAGCCCCTCGGGCCCCGGCGCAGGACACCCTGGTGTCCCCCATGACTCTGGGCAGTGAGGTGGAGCTGACGGAGCAGTGCATCGCCATCGAGGCGCTCAGCGAGGACACACCGTCCCAAAGCACCGCTGAAAGACTGTCAGCTCTCAGCCAGGACCCTCACAGAGCCGCCCCTCTGCTCGTCAAGAGGGAGGAGCCTCGAGTGTCGTATGGTGATGTCGGCATGGCGATGGAGAATGGAATGGAGGGCGGGGCTCTGATCAAAGCAGACGCCACACATCTAGTTGCCATAATACCCAGTCAG GGTCTTGTGGAGAATAAAGTAATTAACACAGCCAGTCCGATAATGATGTTTCCATTAGTGAGCACTGTCAAAACAGAACCCAAACCCTCCTTTAAACTG CCCATCAAATACACCCGGCGGGGACGGGGCAACTGCACCACACCCGGGTGTGTGTTCTCATACGTCACCCGTCACAAACCGCCCCAGTGCCCCGACTGCGGACAGCACCTCGGAGGGAAGTGGGTGGCACCT AGTAAGAGAAGCTCGGTCAAAACTTCTGAGCCGTCTTCAGGAAAACAGAACGACGACTCGAAACAAACTCATCCGGCGGACGCTGAGACGTCAGAGCAGACAGAAGAGCAGACGACAGCTTCCTTTATCACTCAGAAAGCCTCTTCAGATAAAGCTCAGGACGGAGTGACTGCCGCTGCTTGCAGGGCGGCCCGTAAAAAGAGAGAGCGGCTGAATGCAGCGTCAGCCCAACACACATCTGACGGAGCTGCTGTCAAAACATCAGATGCAGCTCAGAGCGCCGAAGGCACAGCTGTGCT ATCATTGGGAGGTGGTCAAATTCAGATTGTCACGAGAGAAAAAGCTAGCAGCGCTTTACAGAAACGCCGGATACGAGCCATTCTCCCAGCTCCTGCACAGACTA GTGCGTCCGCTCCGTCTGCGGTGGTGCAGTGGATCACGGTTCCTCCTGATAAAGTCAAACCAGACGCTGCTGCTGTCATCAAAGCTG AGAAACCCTCAGCCagtgatcacatgacaggactGAAGCCCAGCACCCTCAAACAGCTGGGTCACATGATCACACCCAGTGCCTTACAACAG AAGTCCATCACGGTCAGCAGTAACCAGTACATCATCACCGACAACGGCGTCAAGATCCTCTCCATGCTGCCCTTCAAGAAGACGGCTGGATCTTCCCTA GCTCTGGGTTTGTCCACAGCGAGAGGTCGCGGTCGGTGTAAGAATCCGGCGTGTGATTACGTCTACAAGAACAGACACAAACCTCAGCGCTGTCCGACCTGCGGCTGTGAACTCACCAACAAACCCTCCAAGAAGAGCAAGCTCACC CTGTCCTCGGAGGACGCGTGCTCTTCTGCGCTCCTGTTAGACGTCTCTCAGCCTCTGAGCGGCGCTCAGAAAGAGCAGCAGCGTCACTCCACCGTGGGTCTGCTGCGCTCCTGCCTGCAGTTCCCCGAGAGCGAGAGCGAGCTGCAGGACGTCTTCAGCCTCATCCAGCAGCTCAACGCTCAGCAGAAGCACAGCGAGGAGAGCGGCGGCTGGCCCAGCTTCTACGAGCCGGCGGCCACTCACTGCAGCCTGTGTCAGTCCCCGCTGCTCCGAGGAGACCAGAG TTCGCTTGCTGGTTTGGAGGAATGCTGGTTGTTGACGGAGTGCTTGATTCGTCCCGTCACCCTGCAGCTGAAAGTCTGTAGCGGTCTTCAGTGTCTGGCCATACACAGTTTCACAGACCTGCACCCgg GTCTGTTTAACGTGGGTAATAAGCTGCTGGTGACGCTGGATTTGTTCTTTAAGATGAGGCATCAGATCAGGCTGGGCGAGGAGCCCTCTCACGCCGCTCTCGCTGTGATCAAACACTCACTCACGCTCACAG acggCGCGCTGAGCTCCGATCAGCTGTCACGTGTTCAGGATCTGTTCTGCAGCGGTTACTGGGCCTTTGAGTGTCTGACGGTCCGAGACTATAACGATATGATCTGTGGCGTGTGCGGCATCGCTCCCAAACTGGAGATCGCTCAGCGCAACCCCAACAGCGTGTTACTGCTCAAAAACGTGGAG TTCACGTGGCCTGATTTCCAGGCGACAGATGAGGTTCATGTGGATGAGTTTTGGCTGACGATGGAGAACGAGGCGCTGGAGCAGGCGGCGTTTCCCTCCAGCTTCCCCATCACCCGCTTCGACGCCTCCATCATCGCCCCGTTCATCCCTCCTCTCATGAGAAACACCTCCGTCATCAACACGGAGAAAGACAAAACCCCGTCTGACACGCAGCTCAGAG gggaCCCATCTGTCCTGGTGCGTCTGATCCACGAGGGTCGTCTGATCCCTGATCAGCTGGATCTACACACTGAAGAGGAGCTCAGAGACATGCTGGAGAAGTGTGGGATTCCTGGAGCTGCACACAGTGAtaag GACGAGCTGCTGGCGTCTGTGTCCCTGctgtattcacacacacagagcggcCTGTGGACGGCGCGGCGGCCCGGCGCGCACCAGACCGCCGGACGGATCAGCAAAGTGTGTCCTCATCAG GTCGTCTGCGGCTCCAAGTACATCGTGCGCAGAGAGAGCGCCCGAGATCACCTGGACCTGCTGCTCTCATCCCGCTTCTGGCCGCCCGTGTACGTGGCAGATTGTGCCCAGAAGGTGGCGCTCTGCGCCGACGTGTTGTATCCTGACCTGGCCTCTCAGATGTGGGGCAAGAATCAGGGATGTTTCTCCGACCCTACAACACCACCTCAG TACGTCTCGTGCTCGGAGCTCCAGGACCAGCCGTACAGTTTAGATCTGACATCGACCGAGTCCAACCCTCACCTGCACCCTCTCACCAAATCCACCTCTCGCTGGACGGTGCGACCCGACGGAGCGGACGCCCCCCACGACGCCCACCACGCCATCAGCCTCTGCAAAGAGCTGGAGCCGTACGCCGGCGCCGCGGCGGAGATCTGCGAACGTGACGGCAGCCCGGCTCTCGTGTTCGAGAACGCCGCGTATTACTACCTCTACAACCGCCTGCTGGACTTCCTGAGCAGCAGGGACATCGTGAACCAGCAGATCGCCGAGGTGCTGAGCGTCTGTCAGCCGGGCGAGGTGGTGATGATCAGAGACGCCCTCTACAGGCTGGGGGTCGCCCAGATCAACTCGGAGCCGGCGGAGGACGCCGCGGACGGAGGGCCGGACAAACACTCGGACGGAGTCGTGTTCGAGGAGGTCATGCTCTTCTGA
- the hmgxb3 gene encoding HMG domain-containing protein 3 isoform X1, translated as MEAIYGEMEVESCYTLLELPSPKKKRRSKGSVENSDKPKKPRSAYLLYYFDVHQSVQQEHPDLPQSEINKCISDSWKRLNVADRGYYLERARMEKDGIDPVRLSSQSASASSQDIPGFRKILPRANYVLLPKSSAGGERLEGESEVDALADGAVDRAPRAPAQDTLVSPMTLGSEVELTEQCIAIEALSEDTPSQSTAERLSALSQDPHRAAPLLVKREEPRVSYGDVGMAMENGMEGGALIKADATHLVAIIPSQGLVENKVINTASPIMMFPLVSTVKTEPKPSFKLPIKYTRRGRGNCTTPGCVFSYVTRHKPPQCPDCGQHLGGKWVAPSKRSSVKTSEPSSGKQNDDSKQTHPADAETSEQTEEQTTASFITQKASSDKAQDGVTAAACRAARKKRERLNAASAQHTSDGAAVKTSDAAQSAEGTAVLSLGGGQIQIVTREKASSALQKRRIRAILPAPAQTSASAPSAVVQWITVPPDKVKPDAAAVIKAEKPSASDHMTGLKPSTLKQLGHMITPSALQQKSITVSSNQYIITDNGVKILSMLPFKKTAGSSLALGLSTARGRGRCKNPACDYVYKNRHKPQRCPTCGCELTNKPSKKSKLTLSSEDACSSALLLDVSQPLSGAQKEQQRHSTVGLLRSCLQFPESESELQDVFSLIQQLNAQQKHSEESGGWPSFYEPAATHCSLCQSPLLRGDQSSLAGLEECWLLTECLIRPVTLQLKVCSGLQCLAIHSFTDLHPGLFNVGNKLLVTLDLFFKMRHQIRLGEEPSHAALAVIKHSLTLTDGALSSDQLSRVQDLFCSGYWAFECLTVRDYNDMICGVCGIAPKLEIAQRNPNSVLLLKNVEFTWPDFQATDEVHVDEFWLTMENEALEQAAFPSSFPITRFDASIIAPFIPPLMRNTSVINTEKDKTPSDTQLRGDPSVLVRLIHEGRLIPDQLDLHTEEELRDMLEKCGIPGAAHSDKDELLASVSLLYSHTQSGLWTARRPGAHQTAGRISKVCPHQVVCGSKYIVRRESARDHLDLLLSSRFWPPVYVADCAQKVALCADVLYPDLASQMWGKNQGCFSDPTTPPQYVSCSELQDQPYSLDLTSTESNPHLHPLTKSTSRWTVRPDGADAPHDAHHAISLCKELEPYAGAAAEICERDGSPALVFENAAYYYLYNRLLDFLSSRDIVNQQIAEVLSVCQPGEVVMIRDALYRLGVAQINSEPAEDAADGGPDKHSDGVVFEEVMLF; from the exons agcagccaatcagcatcCGCCTCCTCTCAGGACATCCCAGGTTTCCGCAAGATCCTCCCAAGGGCCAATTACGTGCTGCTGCCCAAGAGCTCAGCGGGAGGCGAGCGGCTCGAGGGCGAGAGTGAGGTGGACGCTCTGGCGGACGGGGCTGTGGATAGAGCCCCTCGGGCCCCGGCGCAGGACACCCTGGTGTCCCCCATGACTCTGGGCAGTGAGGTGGAGCTGACGGAGCAGTGCATCGCCATCGAGGCGCTCAGCGAGGACACACCGTCCCAAAGCACCGCTGAAAGACTGTCAGCTCTCAGCCAGGACCCTCACAGAGCCGCCCCTCTGCTCGTCAAGAGGGAGGAGCCTCGAGTGTCGTATGGTGATGTCGGCATGGCGATGGAGAATGGAATGGAGGGCGGGGCTCTGATCAAAGCAGACGCCACACATCTAGTTGCCATAATACCCAGTCAG GGTCTTGTGGAGAATAAAGTAATTAACACAGCCAGTCCGATAATGATGTTTCCATTAGTGAGCACTGTCAAAACAGAACCCAAACCCTCCTTTAAACTG CCCATCAAATACACCCGGCGGGGACGGGGCAACTGCACCACACCCGGGTGTGTGTTCTCATACGTCACCCGTCACAAACCGCCCCAGTGCCCCGACTGCGGACAGCACCTCGGAGGGAAGTGGGTGGCACCT AGTAAGAGAAGCTCGGTCAAAACTTCTGAGCCGTCTTCAGGAAAACAGAACGACGACTCGAAACAAACTCATCCGGCGGACGCTGAGACGTCAGAGCAGACAGAAGAGCAGACGACAGCTTCCTTTATCACTCAGAAAGCCTCTTCAGATAAAGCTCAGGACGGAGTGACTGCCGCTGCTTGCAGGGCGGCCCGTAAAAAGAGAGAGCGGCTGAATGCAGCGTCAGCCCAACACACATCTGACGGAGCTGCTGTCAAAACATCAGATGCAGCTCAGAGCGCCGAAGGCACAGCTGTGCT ATCATTGGGAGGTGGTCAAATTCAGATTGTCACGAGAGAAAAAGCTAGCAGCGCTTTACAGAAACGCCGGATACGAGCCATTCTCCCAGCTCCTGCACAGACTA GTGCGTCCGCTCCGTCTGCGGTGGTGCAGTGGATCACGGTTCCTCCTGATAAAGTCAAACCAGACGCTGCTGCTGTCATCAAAGCTG AGAAACCCTCAGCCagtgatcacatgacaggactGAAGCCCAGCACCCTCAAACAGCTGGGTCACATGATCACACCCAGTGCCTTACAACAG AAGTCCATCACGGTCAGCAGTAACCAGTACATCATCACCGACAACGGCGTCAAGATCCTCTCCATGCTGCCCTTCAAGAAGACGGCTGGATCTTCCCTA GCTCTGGGTTTGTCCACAGCGAGAGGTCGCGGTCGGTGTAAGAATCCGGCGTGTGATTACGTCTACAAGAACAGACACAAACCTCAGCGCTGTCCGACCTGCGGCTGTGAACTCACCAACAAACCCTCCAAGAAGAGCAAGCTCACC CTGTCCTCGGAGGACGCGTGCTCTTCTGCGCTCCTGTTAGACGTCTCTCAGCCTCTGAGCGGCGCTCAGAAAGAGCAGCAGCGTCACTCCACCGTGGGTCTGCTGCGCTCCTGCCTGCAGTTCCCCGAGAGCGAGAGCGAGCTGCAGGACGTCTTCAGCCTCATCCAGCAGCTCAACGCTCAGCAGAAGCACAGCGAGGAGAGCGGCGGCTGGCCCAGCTTCTACGAGCCGGCGGCCACTCACTGCAGCCTGTGTCAGTCCCCGCTGCTCCGAGGAGACCAGAG TTCGCTTGCTGGTTTGGAGGAATGCTGGTTGTTGACGGAGTGCTTGATTCGTCCCGTCACCCTGCAGCTGAAAGTCTGTAGCGGTCTTCAGTGTCTGGCCATACACAGTTTCACAGACCTGCACCCgg GTCTGTTTAACGTGGGTAATAAGCTGCTGGTGACGCTGGATTTGTTCTTTAAGATGAGGCATCAGATCAGGCTGGGCGAGGAGCCCTCTCACGCCGCTCTCGCTGTGATCAAACACTCACTCACGCTCACAG acggCGCGCTGAGCTCCGATCAGCTGTCACGTGTTCAGGATCTGTTCTGCAGCGGTTACTGGGCCTTTGAGTGTCTGACGGTCCGAGACTATAACGATATGATCTGTGGCGTGTGCGGCATCGCTCCCAAACTGGAGATCGCTCAGCGCAACCCCAACAGCGTGTTACTGCTCAAAAACGTGGAG TTCACGTGGCCTGATTTCCAGGCGACAGATGAGGTTCATGTGGATGAGTTTTGGCTGACGATGGAGAACGAGGCGCTGGAGCAGGCGGCGTTTCCCTCCAGCTTCCCCATCACCCGCTTCGACGCCTCCATCATCGCCCCGTTCATCCCTCCTCTCATGAGAAACACCTCCGTCATCAACACGGAGAAAGACAAAACCCCGTCTGACACGCAGCTCAGAG gggaCCCATCTGTCCTGGTGCGTCTGATCCACGAGGGTCGTCTGATCCCTGATCAGCTGGATCTACACACTGAAGAGGAGCTCAGAGACATGCTGGAGAAGTGTGGGATTCCTGGAGCTGCACACAGTGAtaag GACGAGCTGCTGGCGTCTGTGTCCCTGctgtattcacacacacagagcggcCTGTGGACGGCGCGGCGGCCCGGCGCGCACCAGACCGCCGGACGGATCAGCAAAGTGTGTCCTCATCAG GTCGTCTGCGGCTCCAAGTACATCGTGCGCAGAGAGAGCGCCCGAGATCACCTGGACCTGCTGCTCTCATCCCGCTTCTGGCCGCCCGTGTACGTGGCAGATTGTGCCCAGAAGGTGGCGCTCTGCGCCGACGTGTTGTATCCTGACCTGGCCTCTCAGATGTGGGGCAAGAATCAGGGATGTTTCTCCGACCCTACAACACCACCTCAG TACGTCTCGTGCTCGGAGCTCCAGGACCAGCCGTACAGTTTAGATCTGACATCGACCGAGTCCAACCCTCACCTGCACCCTCTCACCAAATCCACCTCTCGCTGGACGGTGCGACCCGACGGAGCGGACGCCCCCCACGACGCCCACCACGCCATCAGCCTCTGCAAAGAGCTGGAGCCGTACGCCGGCGCCGCGGCGGAGATCTGCGAACGTGACGGCAGCCCGGCTCTCGTGTTCGAGAACGCCGCGTATTACTACCTCTACAACCGCCTGCTGGACTTCCTGAGCAGCAGGGACATCGTGAACCAGCAGATCGCCGAGGTGCTGAGCGTCTGTCAGCCGGGCGAGGTGGTGATGATCAGAGACGCCCTCTACAGGCTGGGGGTCGCCCAGATCAACTCGGAGCCGGCGGAGGACGCCGCGGACGGAGGGCCGGACAAACACTCGGACGGAGTCGTGTTCGAGGAGGTCATGCTCTTCTGA